The Neoarius graeffei isolate fNeoGra1 chromosome 12, fNeoGra1.pri, whole genome shotgun sequence genome window below encodes:
- the zgc:165604 gene encoding immunoglobulin superfamily member 11: MRGWRPWLFWITCLVFEFLQYDAVHVAVRESSVDVVQGDSVTLPCSFFTMSPLIHLSIIWTLTPFSDQDNPTQVIVYDQGQVIESPSFIGRVEFADIPWNADLILNETRVSDAGVYRCVVSNPPETGDPGIGELSLTVLVLPSLPVCMWEGDTDVGGTVTLTCLVTEGIPTPHITWEKLEPHHILPSSMDGELMGLVQIANMSAQDSGVYRCSVTNVLGTKNCYVNLPVYTPTETAPGLLQGVLIALSMGLVLLSLLVLLLWLHRSAQESTWTDGRVEERYDDVTYASSLIKRSFV, encoded by the exons ATGCGTGGCTGGAGACCGTGGCTCTTTTGGATCACCTGCTTGGTGTTTGAGTTTCTCCAGTATG atgcagTGCATGTAGCAGTGAGGGAGTCCAGTGTAGACGTGGTGCAGGGCGACTCAGTCACTTTACCCTGCTCCTTTTTCACCATGAGCCCCCTGATCCACCTCAGCATCATCTGGACCCTGACTCCTTTCTCTGACCAAGACAATCCCACACAG GTGATCGTGTATGATCAGGGGCAGGTGATCGAAAGCCCCTCCTTCATCGGCAGGGTGGAGTTTGCTGACATACCCTGGAACGCTGATCTGATCCTGAATGAAACGCGTGTTTCTGATGCTGGCGTCTATCGTTGTGTGGTGAGCAATCCCCCAGAGACGGGTGACCCTGGAATCGGAGAACTCAGCCTCACAGTCCTGG TGCTCCCGTCTCTGCCTGTGTGTATGTGGGAGGGAGATACTGATGTAGGTGGCACCGTGACATTGACATGTCTTGTAACGGAGGGCATCCCCACTCCACACATTACCTGGGAGAAGCTGGAGCCACATCAcattttgcccagcagcatggacG ggGAGTTAATGGGCTTGGTGCAAATTGCAAACATGTCTGCACAGGACTCTGGTGTGTATCGCTGCTCCGTGACCAACGTTCTGGGCACAAAAAACTGCTATGTGAACCTCCCAGTGTACACAC CTACAGAGACTGCCCCAGGCCTCCTGCAGGGGGTGCTAATCGCATTGTCTATGGGCCTGGTGCTGCTGAGCCTGCTGGTCCTGCTGCTGTGGCTCCACCGCTCGGCTCAGGAGAGCACATGGACGGACGGCCGTGTGGAAGAGCGCTACGACGACGTCACATACGCGTCCTCTCTAATCAAGCGTTCATTTGTTTGA